A segment of the Micromonospora sediminicola genome:
CGGTCGGGGGAGGGGCCGGCCACGCGGCCGGCCGCTGGCCCCTCCCCGGGTGCGGAAAAGCTGGTTGGCTCGGAACGCGGGTCGGCGGGCGCCGGTCCGGCGCCCGCCGGCACGGCGTCCGGTGGGCGGTCACCGACGACGGGGGAGGACCCGGATGCGCGACGAGAGGGCGGAGCGACGGCGGCGTGGGGCGGTCGCCGGGCTGCGGGGCGGCGGTCGGGAGGATCCGCTGATCGGCGGTCCCCGCCGGCCCGCGCCCCGCCCGCCGCGGTTCTTCACCGTGCACCTCGGATTCGCGGCCGCCGAGCCCGCCGTCGCGCGGGAGTTGGCCGTCGCGTACGCCGAGGCTCTCGGCCTGCTCCGCCCGGAGCTGGCACTCGGCGCGGCGGCGCTGTCCCCGGCCGACGCCTGGCACCGGGCCGAGCGGTTGTTCTGCGGGGCGGTCGGGCCCGACGGCGAGCGCTGCGCCGACGTGGCCGACCACCCCGGGTTCCACCACGCGCCCGGGCCGGGCGGGCTCGGCTGGGGTGACGGTGACTGACCCCGCGGGTTCAGTCCAGGTCGAACTCGCCGTCCTGGGCGCCCGCCACGAAGGCGTCCCACTCGGCCTGGGTGAAGACCAGGACGGGCCCCTCCGGCTCGGCCGAGTTGCGCATCCCGATCAGATCGTCGACGAAGGCCACCTCGACCGCACCCTCGGAGGTGTCTCCCTCCGCGCGCTGCCACACCGCCCGAGAGAGGTCGAAATCGCCCTTGGGGTGCTGACCCATCGTTGTTCCTCCATCGCGACGCGTAACGAGAAGGTCCGTGCGGACCTCATCGGGCAGGATAAGCGGATGCCGAGCCTCACCCGTGCAGAGGCGACCGCGCGCCGCGCGTCGATCACTGTCGAGTCCTACCAGGTGGACCTCGACCTGACCGGCGACGCCGAGCGGTTCCGCTCCGCCGTCACCATCCGGTTCCGGGCCAACCCCGGCGCCGAGACCTTCGTCGACGTCAAGCCTCGCCGACTCCTGCGGGCCCGTCTCAACGACCGCGACCTCGACCCGGCCCTGCTGTCCGACGAGCGGTTGCCGCTCACCGACCTGGCCGCGAGCAACACGCTCACCGTCGAGGCCGAGATGGCCTACTCCAACACCGGCGAGGGGTTGCACCGCTTCGTCGACCCGGCCGACGGCGAGACCTACCTCTACGCCATGTCCTTCCTGGACGACGCGCCGCGCATCTTCGCGGCGTTCGACCAGCCCGACCTGAAGGCGCCGGTGACGCTCGCCGTCACCGCGCCGCCGGAGTGGACGGTGGCGGCCAACGGGCAGCTCGCCGACCGGCCCACGCCGGGGCGGTGGGAGTTCGCCCCCACCGCGCCGCTGGCCACCTACTTCGTCACGCTGGTCGCCGGGCCCTGGCACGTGCTGCGGTCCGAGCACGACGGCATCCCGCTCGGCCTCTACTGCCGGCGCTCGCTCGCCGCGCATCTCGACGCCGACGCCGACGAGATCTTCACCGTCACCCGGCAGTGCCTCGACCGCTTCCACCAGCTCTTCGCCGAGCGCTACCCGTTCGGCAAGTACGACCAGGCGTTCGTGCCCGAGTTCAACGCCGGCGCCATGGAGAACCCCGGCCTGGTCACGTTGCGCGACGACTACGTCTTCCGGTCCGCGGTCACCGACACCCAGCGCGAGCTGCGCGCCACCACCATCGCCCACGAGATGGCGCACATGTGGTTCGGCGACCTGGTCACCATGCGCTGGTGGGACGACCTCTGGCTGAACGAGTCGTTCGCGGAGTACCTGGGCACCCGGGTCACCGCCGAGGCGACCCGGTTCGACCGGGCGTGGACCACGTTCGCGAGCCGTCGCAAGGCGTGGGGCTACACCGCCGACCAGCGTCCGTCCACCCACCCGGTTGCGCCGCAGGAGGTGGCCGACGCCGCCCAGGCGCTGCTCAACTTCGACGGCATCTCGTACGCCAAGGGCGCCAGCGTGCTGCGCCAGCTCGTCGCCTGGCTCGGCGACGGCGCCTTCCTGGCCGGGCTGAACGCGCACTTCGCCGCGCACCGGTTCGACAACGCCACGCTCGCCGACCTGCTGGCCGGCCTCGGCGCCGCGAGCGGACGCGACCTGACCGGCTGGGCCGAGCGCTGGCTGCGTCGGGCGCAGGTGAACACGCTGCGCATCGAGACCGCGGTGGACGGCGACGGCCGGTGGACCGAGGTTGCGGTGGTGCAGACCGCCCCGCCGAGCCACCCGGTGCTGCGGCCGCACCGCATCGGCGTGGCCCACCTGACCGCCGACGCCCCGGCCCGGCGGGTCGAGGTCGACCTCGACCCGGACGCCGACGGCGGCCGTACGCCGGTGCCCGAACTGGTCGGGCAGCCGGCCACCGGCCTGCTGCTGCCCAACGCCGGCGACCTGACCTTCGCCAAGATCCGACTGGACCCGGCCTCGTCGGACGCGGTGCCGATGCTGCTGCCCGGCCTCGATGACCCGCTGGCCCGGGCGTTGCTGTGGGGTGAGGCGCTGGACGCCGTCACCGACGGGGAGCGGCCCGCCGCCGCGCTGGTCGGCCTGATCGCCGCGGCGCTGCCGGCCGAGACCGAGGTGACCATCATCGAGGACGTGCTGCTGCTGACCCGGCGGCTCGTCGACCGCTACCTCGACCCACTGGCCCGCGACGCCGCGTTGCTGCGGGTGTCCGCCGCCTGTGCGGCGTTGCTCGCCGCGGCGCCGGCGGGCGGCTCGCGTCAGCTCGCCGCGGCGCGGGGGTTCATCGCCGCCACCACCGACACCGGGCTCCTCGCCGACTGGTTGGCCGGCAAGCAGGTGCCGTCGGGGCTCTCCGTCGACACCGACCTGCGCTGGGCGGTGCTGCGCCGGTTGGTGGTGCTCGGCGCCGCCGGCGCGGCGGAGATCGACGCCGAGGCGGCCGCCGACCGCAGCGCCACCGGCGCCGAGCAGGCCGCGGCCTGCCGGGCGGCGCTGCCGGACCCGGACGCGAAGCGGGCGGCCTGGGAGATCGTCACGACCAGCACCGAGCTGTCCAACCGGCTGGTCGAGGCGACCGCCGAGGGCTTCTGGCAGCCCGAACAGGCCGAGTTGACCGCCGGGTACGTCGAGCGCTACTTCACCGACATGCCGGCGGCGGCACGTCTGCGTACCGCCTGGGTGGCCGACTCGGTCACGGTCGCCGCGTTCCCGCGCTACGCGGTGGCGCAGCCGACCCGGGAGCTGGCCGCGGCGCTGCTGGCCCGCGACGACCTCACGCCCGGCCTGCGCCGGTGGGTCACCGACCTGGACGACGACCTGCGCCGGGCGCTGGTGGCCCGCACCGCGGTGGCCGCCGCGGCCGCCTGACCGGTGCCCGTGCCGGGCGGGTCGGGGCGCCCGCCCGGTACGGGCCCCGGCGACCCCGCCCGGGGGTCGCCGTCGCGCGGCCTACGATCGCGGGGTGGAGGAAGACATCCGGCGGATCGGCATCATGGGCGGCACGTTCGACCCGATCCACCACGGTCACCTGGTGGCGGCGAGCGAGGTGGCCGACCGGTTCGGCCTGGACGAGGTGGTCTTCGTGCCGACCGGACAGCCGTGGCAGAAGGCGGACGAACCGGTCAGCCCGGCCGAGGACCGCTACCTGATGACCGTGATCGCCACCGCCTCCAACCCCCGCTTCCAGGTGAGCCGGGTCGACATCGACCGCGGTGGCCCCACCTACACCGTCGACACGCTGCGGGACCTGCACGCCGAGTACGGCCCGAAGTCGCAGTTGTTCTTCATCACCGGCGCGGACGCCCTGGAGCGGATCCTCTCCTGGAAGGACCTCGACGACGTCCTCGAACTGGCCCACTTCATCGGGGTGACCCGTCCCGGTTTCGAGCTCTCCGACCAGCACCTCCCGGCGGACACGGTCAGCCTGGTGCAGGTTCCCGCCATGGCCATCTCCTCCACCGACTGCCGCGCGCGGGTGGGTCGGGGCGAGCCGGTCTGGTACCTGGTGCCCGACGGTGTGGTGCAGTACATCGCCAAACGGCGGCTCTATCAGCGGTGATCCCGCCCGTTACGTACCCGTATGCCCCGGTAACCAGCCAGAACTGCCAAGTCGCCACGTCGCCGGGTGTGAGAGGCTTGGAGGGTCGCACGGTTGATCGAAGGAGAACGGTGACAGTTTCCGAACGCGCGCACGAGCTGGCGATGGCCGCCGCCCAGGCCGCGGCCGACAAGAAGGCACAGGACATCGTCATCATCGACGTGGGCGATCAGCTCGCGATCACCGACGCGTTCCTGGTGGCCTCGGCGCCCAACGAGCGTCAGGTGCTCGCCATCGTCGACGCCGTCGAGGAGCGCCTGCTGGAGCTGCCGGAGAAGGCCAAGCCGATCCGCCGCGAGGGCGAGCGGGGTGGCCGCTGGGTGCTGCTCGACTACGTCGACATCGTGGTGCACGTGCAGCACACCGAGGAGCGCGAGTTCTACGCGCTCGACCGGCTCTGGAAGGACTGCCCGCAGATCCCGTTCGTGGATCGCGACCTGGCCGACTCGGCCGCCGGCACCGCCACCGCCGAATGACCCGCCTGATCATCTGGCGGCACGGCAACACCGACTGGAACGCGCAGAGCCGGGTCCAGGGCCAGACCGACGTGCCGCTCAACGACCTCGGCCGGGAGCAGGCCCGCGCCGCCGCACCCGTGCTGGCCGCGCTGCGCCCCGACGCCATCGTCGCCAGCGACCTGCGCCGGGCCGCCGACACCGCCGCCGCGCTGGCGGCGGTGACCGGGCTGCCCATCCGCGCCGATGCCCGGCTGCGCGAGCGGCACTTCGGCCAGTGGCAGGGCCTGGCCCTCACCGAGGTCGCCGAGCGCTTCGGAGACGAGTACGCCCGCTGGCGGGCCGGCGATCCCGACCCCGGCGCCGGCATCGAGAACCTGGACGACCTCGGCAAGCGGCTCGGCGCGGCGTTCCGCGATGCGGCCGACCTGGCTCCCGGCGGCACCGTGGTGGTGACCACCCACGGCGGCGGGGCCCGGCAGGGCGTCGGTCACCTGCTCGGCTGGGACCACGCGGTGCTGCGCAGCCTCGGCTCGCTGGCCAACTGCCACTGGACCGAGCTGCGCCACGACGAGGTCCGGGGCTGGCACCTGCGCGCGCACAATGTCGGGCTGATCACCCAGCCGGCGCTCACCGACGCGGTCTGAGGCGTCCGGCCCCGGCACGGCACCGCCACATCGGCTAGCGTGCCGGTCATGCCCGTAGCGGTCGTCACCGACTCCACCGCCTACCTGCCCCCCGAGCTGGTCCGCGCGCACCGGCTCACCGTCGTCCCGCTGACCGTCGTGCTCAACGGCGCCGAAGGGCTGGAGGGCGTCGAGACCTCCCCGGCCGACGCCACCCGCGCGCTGAGCGCCCGCCGGGTCTCGGTGAGCACCTCCCGCCCCGCCCCGGAGCAGTTCGCGCAGGTCTACCGCACGCTGCTGGCCGAGGGCGCCGACGGCGTGGTCTCGGTGCACCTGTCCGCCGAACTCTCCGGCACCGTCGAGGCGGCCCGGCTGGCCGCCGCCGAGGTCGGCGACCGCGTCGCCGTGGTCGACAGCCGCTCCACCGGCATGGGCCTCGGCTTCCCGGTGCTGGCCGCCGCCACCGCCGCCGCCGGGGGAGCCGACCTGACCGGGGTACGTGCGGCGGCGCTGGACGCGGTCGGCCGGACCACCATCTTCTTCTACGTCGACACGCTGGAGTTCCTGCGCCGGGGCGGCCGGATCAACGCGGCCGAGGCACTGCTCGGCACCGCCCTCTCGGTCAAGCCGATCATGCACATGCCGGACGGCGCGATCGTGGTGAAGGACAAGGTCCGGACCGCCAGCCGGGGCGTCGCGCGCCTGGTCGACCTGGCGGTCGAGGCGGCGGGGGACGCCGAGGTCGACCTCGGGGTGCACCACCTCGCCGCCCCGCAGCGCGCCGACCAGCTGCTGGTCGCGTTGACCGAGCGGTTGGGCGACCGGCTGCACGACACGTACGTCAGCGAGGCCGGCGCGGTGGTCGCCGCGCACGCCGGACCCGGACTGGCCTGCGTGGTCGTCCACCGCCGCCCGTGAGCCGGTGTCCGGGCCCCGTGCCCGCCACCCGGTGCGTCCGATGAGGGCCCGGTCGTACGTCGTCACCGGGGGCGGCCGGGGCGTGGGGCGGGCCGTCGTGGAACGGCTGGTCGACGACGGCGGCACCGTGGTCGTCGTCGAGCGGGACGCGGACGCGCTGGACTGGCTGGCCGGACACCCCGCCACCGAGCGGTTGCGCGCCGTGACCGGGGACGCCGCCGACGAGGCGGTCACCGAACGGGCCGCCGACCGGGCCGAGGCAGCGGCCCCGTTGGCCGGCTGGGTCAACAACGCCGCCGTCTTCCGTGACGCCGCGCTGCACACTGCCCCGGCGGGCGAGGTGTTCGACCTGATCGCGGTCAACCTGCGTCCCGCCGTGGTCGGCGTCGGCACCGCCGTACGCCGGTTCCTGGCCGCCGGCAGCGGCGGCGCGATCGTCAACGTCTCCTCCCACCAGGCCCGCCGGGCGGTCCCCGGCGCGTTGCCGTACGCCACCGCCAAGGCGGCGGTGGAGGGGCTGACCCGGGCGCTGGCGGTCGACTACGGTCCGCACGGCATCCGGGCCAACGCGGTAGCGCTCGGCTCGATCCACACCGAGCGGCACGCCGCCTTCCTCGCCGGGCTGGACCCGGCCGGGGCGGACCGGGTGGAGGCCGAGCTGGCCCGGCTGCACCCGGTGGGCCGGATCGGGCGCGCCGGGGAGGTGGCCGACGTGGTCGCGTTCCTGCTGTCGACGCGGGCCTCGTTCGTCAACGGCGTGACGCTGCCGGTCGACGGGGGCCGGGCCGCGCTCGGCCTCGACCCCGAGGCACGCTGACCCCCACCCCGATGGCCGGTAACACATCGACGGCATGATCGGGTAGCCGTCCACAGGTCGCCGTTGTCCACAGACGAGGGTCCGTTGGTCGTACCTCGGCGCGTCCTCGCCGCTAGCGTCCCGAGCCGTGTCAGACGACGAGGTGGCGACGGTGCGGCGACGGCTTGCCCGGTTGTTCACGCCGGTGGGTCGCGCGACCGCCGTACCGGCGCCCGCCGGCGGTGTGCCGCCCGCCGTCAGAGCGGCGGCCCCCGGTCCACCGTCGACCCACCCGTTCCCGGTGCCGGAGCACGGCGGACCGCGACGCGCGCCGGCCCACCCGTTCCCGGTGCCGGAGCACGGCGGACCGCGACGCGGCCGCCCGGAGCCCGGCCCGATGCCGCTGTCCGGGGCGGACCCGGCGTCGGGCGAGCCCGATCCCGACAGCTCCGAGGCAAGGTCACCCGGCGAGCCCACGCGTGGGCCGGCGTCCCGGTTGCCGGGGCCGGGCGCGTTCGACCCGGGCCGTCGCGGTGTCCGTGCCCTCGCCGCCGTGGCCGCGCTCGTCGTCCTGGCGGCCGCCCTCTGGGCGTGGCGCTCTCGTCCGACCGCCGAACCGGTGGGTCCGGTCGCGCCGGCCGGCGTGGCCGGGGAGGCGACACGGGAAGCGGCCGGCGCGACGACCGGGGCGGCGGCTTCGGCCGGCCCGTCCGGGCAGGTGGTCGTGGCGGTGGCCGGCAAGGTCCGCCACCCGGGGCTGGTGCGGCTACCGGCCGGCGCCCGGCTGGCCGACGCGGTGGAGGCGGCCGGCGGCGCGCTGCCCGGGGTGGACGTGGCGCTGCTCAATCCCGCCCGCAGGGTCACCGACGGCGAGCTGATCC
Coding sequences within it:
- a CDS encoding DUF397 domain-containing protein, which produces MGQHPKGDFDLSRAVWQRAEGDTSEGAVEVAFVDDLIGMRNSAEPEGPVLVFTQAEWDAFVAGAQDGEFDLD
- the pepN gene encoding aminopeptidase N yields the protein MPSLTRAEATARRASITVESYQVDLDLTGDAERFRSAVTIRFRANPGAETFVDVKPRRLLRARLNDRDLDPALLSDERLPLTDLAASNTLTVEAEMAYSNTGEGLHRFVDPADGETYLYAMSFLDDAPRIFAAFDQPDLKAPVTLAVTAPPEWTVAANGQLADRPTPGRWEFAPTAPLATYFVTLVAGPWHVLRSEHDGIPLGLYCRRSLAAHLDADADEIFTVTRQCLDRFHQLFAERYPFGKYDQAFVPEFNAGAMENPGLVTLRDDYVFRSAVTDTQRELRATTIAHEMAHMWFGDLVTMRWWDDLWLNESFAEYLGTRVTAEATRFDRAWTTFASRRKAWGYTADQRPSTHPVAPQEVADAAQALLNFDGISYAKGASVLRQLVAWLGDGAFLAGLNAHFAAHRFDNATLADLLAGLGAASGRDLTGWAERWLRRAQVNTLRIETAVDGDGRWTEVAVVQTAPPSHPVLRPHRIGVAHLTADAPARRVEVDLDPDADGGRTPVPELVGQPATGLLLPNAGDLTFAKIRLDPASSDAVPMLLPGLDDPLARALLWGEALDAVTDGERPAAALVGLIAAALPAETEVTIIEDVLLLTRRLVDRYLDPLARDAALLRVSAACAALLAAAPAGGSRQLAAARGFIAATTDTGLLADWLAGKQVPSGLSVDTDLRWAVLRRLVVLGAAGAAEIDAEAAADRSATGAEQAAACRAALPDPDAKRAAWEIVTTSTELSNRLVEATAEGFWQPEQAELTAGYVERYFTDMPAAARLRTAWVADSVTVAAFPRYAVAQPTRELAAALLARDDLTPGLRRWVTDLDDDLRRALVARTAVAAAAA
- the nadD gene encoding nicotinate-nucleotide adenylyltransferase — its product is MEEDIRRIGIMGGTFDPIHHGHLVAASEVADRFGLDEVVFVPTGQPWQKADEPVSPAEDRYLMTVIATASNPRFQVSRVDIDRGGPTYTVDTLRDLHAEYGPKSQLFFITGADALERILSWKDLDDVLELAHFIGVTRPGFELSDQHLPADTVSLVQVPAMAISSTDCRARVGRGEPVWYLVPDGVVQYIAKRRLYQR
- the rsfS gene encoding ribosome silencing factor, which encodes MTVSERAHELAMAAAQAAADKKAQDIVIIDVGDQLAITDAFLVASAPNERQVLAIVDAVEERLLELPEKAKPIRREGERGGRWVLLDYVDIVVHVQHTEEREFYALDRLWKDCPQIPFVDRDLADSAAGTATAE
- a CDS encoding histidine phosphatase family protein, which gives rise to MTRLIIWRHGNTDWNAQSRVQGQTDVPLNDLGREQARAAAPVLAALRPDAIVASDLRRAADTAAALAAVTGLPIRADARLRERHFGQWQGLALTEVAERFGDEYARWRAGDPDPGAGIENLDDLGKRLGAAFRDAADLAPGGTVVVTTHGGGARQGVGHLLGWDHAVLRSLGSLANCHWTELRHDEVRGWHLRAHNVGLITQPALTDAV
- a CDS encoding DegV family protein produces the protein MPVAVVTDSTAYLPPELVRAHRLTVVPLTVVLNGAEGLEGVETSPADATRALSARRVSVSTSRPAPEQFAQVYRTLLAEGADGVVSVHLSAELSGTVEAARLAAAEVGDRVAVVDSRSTGMGLGFPVLAAATAAAGGADLTGVRAAALDAVGRTTIFFYVDTLEFLRRGGRINAAEALLGTALSVKPIMHMPDGAIVVKDKVRTASRGVARLVDLAVEAAGDAEVDLGVHHLAAPQRADQLLVALTERLGDRLHDTYVSEAGAVVAAHAGPGLACVVVHRRP
- a CDS encoding SDR family NAD(P)-dependent oxidoreductase, translating into MRARSYVVTGGGRGVGRAVVERLVDDGGTVVVVERDADALDWLAGHPATERLRAVTGDAADEAVTERAADRAEAAAPLAGWVNNAAVFRDAALHTAPAGEVFDLIAVNLRPAVVGVGTAVRRFLAAGSGGAIVNVSSHQARRAVPGALPYATAKAAVEGLTRALAVDYGPHGIRANAVALGSIHTERHAAFLAGLDPAGADRVEAELARLHPVGRIGRAGEVADVVAFLLSTRASFVNGVTLPVDGGRAALGLDPEAR
- a CDS encoding helix-hairpin-helix domain-containing protein, which encodes MSDDEVATVRRRLARLFTPVGRATAVPAPAGGVPPAVRAAAPGPPSTHPFPVPEHGGPRRAPAHPFPVPEHGGPRRGRPEPGPMPLSGADPASGEPDPDSSEARSPGEPTRGPASRLPGPGAFDPGRRGVRALAAVAALVVLAAALWAWRSRPTAEPVGPVAPAGVAGEATREAAGATTGAAASAGPSGQVVVAVAGKVRHPGLVRLPAGARLADAVEAAGGALPGVDVALLNPARRVTDGELILVGVTAAPGQPAPGPAAGGGPPAGPVNLNTATLAQLDALPGVGPVLAQRILDHRERHGGFRSVSDLRQVEGIGDARYEQLKDLVTV